AATGGGCCTCTGAAAAATCCGGTCGTAAGCGAATGGCTTGCCGGAGTGCCTTCATGGCATTCTGGGATTGTCCTTGGGCCATGTACGTCAGGCCTAAATCGGAAAAAGCTTCCGCATCATCGGGCTTCAGCCTCGTCGTCTTCCTCAGCACTTCCTGAGCCTCAGGAAATTTGTGTTGAGCTAAAAGTGACCGACCCAGCCAGTATTCGGTCTGGTTATTTCCGCTATATAACTGCGCGGCTCTTTCAAGCACTTCTTCTGCCTTCTTCCATTCATGTTGATCAAGGTAGACGGCTCCCATACCCTGAAACGCAGCGGCCAGATCGGGATCAAGTTGAATCGCGGCTAGATATTCCTCGATGGCGCCGTTCGGATCGCCCTGCTGATTGAGTCGTTCCGCCAATTGGAGGTGAGTCGCGGGGGTCTTAACCTGGAATGCGGGTTCCGCTCTGATAACTTCACGTCTGGCCCGTAGACCAGCTTCCACGCATTCGTTTGTGACAGGAGCGTGCGCAGTGCAGATCTCTGAAGATGGTGGAGAAGCAGGTACCCCTTGAAGGGTTTCCGGGCGAATGGAAGGTGGAGGATCTACCAACCATACCGTTACAGAAAGCAGGAGAATGGATTGGCAACAGCTGGAGGCCCGAGAAGCTAAACGAGTATGCATGAGCCAAACCACTAGGGGATGAAGGGTAAAGGTTTTTTTAATGAGACGGTCGAATGTACGGAATGAAGAAAAAATTGTCGAAATATTCGACAAAATACTCGGAATTCGGTCTATTCTGTCCATTCTTCTGTGTCCACACTTACTGATACGGTGTCTCCTAGACTGCTAAAGTGACGCATGAAATTGACTCCCCGACGCTGAAAAGGATTCGAGATACGGTAATCAATTAATGAGTGGTAGGGAAATCAATCACTAATAGTTGCCGTTGGAATCTCGAGTTTTTCGCCAATTTGTATTATTTTTTAAAGATATTATGTTAGATTTTGATGTCAATTTTTTCCATCTCAGGAAACTATAAATCATGCCCGGAAAGAAATCATCAAGTAACACGGTCCCTTCAGAATTTCCCAAAGCGCTCACCGGTATTCAAGGCCTGGATGAAATAACGGGCGGCGGGCTTCCCCGAGGACGAACGACGTTGGTCTGCGGAAGTCCTGGCTGTGGGAAAACACTTCTGGGCATGGAATTTCTTGTCCGCGGGATTGTGGAAAGCGGAGAGCCCGGTATCATGTTGGCGTTCGAGGAAACGGCCGAGGAATTGACCCAAAACGTCCGGTCCCTGGGATTTGATCTAGATAGATTAATCAAGGATAACAAATTGATTTTGGATACGATTCCCATTGAAGCCACCGAATTTGAAGAGAATGGAGAATACGATCTCGAGGGCCTATTTGTGCGGCTGGGTGATTCCATCGACACCATTGGCGCCAAACGGATTGTGTTGGACACCATCGAGGTCCTGTTCGGCGGGTTATCCAATCAGGGGATTATCCGTTCCGAGTTGCGGCGGCTGTTTCAATGGCTGAAAGACCGGAACATGACCTCCATTGTCACCGGCGAGCGGGGAGAGGGGTTGTTGACCCGTCAGGGGCTTGAGGAATATGTGTCCGACTGCGTCATTCTGCTGGATCATCGAGTGAACGATCAGATGTCCACCCGTCGATTGCGTGTGGTTAAATACCGGGGGAGCATGCATGGCACCAATGAATTTCCCTTTCTCATTGAAAAACATGGGCTGTCCGTCCTGCCCATCACGTCCTTGAAACTTGAACACAAAATTTCAAAAGAAAAAATCTCGACCGGCGTTCCACAGTTGGATGAGATGTTCGGGGGAGAAGGTGTGTATCGGGGGTCGACGGTTCTGGTCACAGGCGGAGTCGGGACGGGGAAAACGAGCCTGGTTTCGC
The sequence above is a segment of the Nitrospira sp. MA-1 genome. Coding sequences within it:
- a CDS encoding tetratricopeptide repeat protein, with translation MDRIDRIPSILSNISTIFSSFRTFDRLIKKTFTLHPLVVWLMHTRLASRASSCCQSILLLSVTVWLVDPPPSIRPETLQGVPASPPSSEICTAHAPVTNECVEAGLRARREVIRAEPAFQVKTPATHLQLAERLNQQGDPNGAIEEYLAAIQLDPDLAAAFQGMGAVYLDQHEWKKAEEVLERAAQLYSGNNQTEYWLGRSLLAQHKFPEAQEVLRKTTRLKPDDAEAFSDLGLTYMAQGQSQNAMKALRQAIRLRPDFSEAHSRLELAETFKLNKDQLVLETDKILRILFRRE
- the kaiC gene encoding circadian clock protein KaiC, giving the protein MPGKKSSSNTVPSEFPKALTGIQGLDEITGGGLPRGRTTLVCGSPGCGKTLLGMEFLVRGIVESGEPGIMLAFEETAEELTQNVRSLGFDLDRLIKDNKLILDTIPIEATEFEENGEYDLEGLFVRLGDSIDTIGAKRIVLDTIEVLFGGLSNQGIIRSELRRLFQWLKDRNMTSIVTGERGEGLLTRQGLEEYVSDCVILLDHRVNDQMSTRRLRVVKYRGSMHGTNEFPFLIEKHGLSVLPITSLKLEHKISKEKISTGVPQLDEMFGGEGVYRGSTVLVTGGVGTGKTSLVSHFADAACRQGEQALYFAFEESSPQIMRNMKSIGLSLDKWVNKGLLHILASRPTLFGLESHLVNFYNAVKTHHPKLVIMDPINDFLSIGSTREVKALFLRMVDFLKSQQITLVCTGLSAPSEPAQEAEIGVSSLADTWILLSNREFDGEHQRQLYILKSRGMAHSHQVRGYTMNHRGWLVKEVSGGNR